One window from the genome of Vicugna pacos chromosome 21, VicPac4, whole genome shotgun sequence encodes:
- the ANP32E gene encoding acidic leucine-rich nuclear phosphoprotein 32 family member E isoform X3: MKGNKVTELVLDNCLCVNGEIEGLNDTFKKLEFLSMANVELSSLARLPSLNKLRKLELSDNIISGGLEVLAEKCPNLTYLNLSGNKIKDLSTVEALQNLKNLKSLDLFNCEITNLEDYRESIFELLQQITYLDGFDQEDNEAPDSEEEDDEDGDEDEEDEEEDEAGPPEGYEEEEEEEEEEEDEDEDEDEAGSELGEGEEEVGLSYLMKEEIQDEEDDDDYVEEGEEEEEEEEEGLRGEKRKRDAEDDGEEEDD; encoded by the exons CTGAATGATACCTTTAAAAAACTAGAGTTTCTGAGTATGGCTAATGTGGAACTAAGTTCACTGGCACGGCTGCCCAGCTTAAATAAACTTCGGAAG TTGGAACTTAGTGACAATATCATTTCTGGAGGCTTGGAAGTCCTGGCAGAGAAGTGTCCAAATCTTACCTACCTCAATTTGAGTGGAAACAAAATCAAAGATCTCAGTACAGTAGAAGCTCTG CAAAATCTTAAAAATTTGAAGAGTCTTGACTTGTTTAACTGTGAGATCACAAACCTGGAAGATTATAGAGAAAGTATTTTTGAACTGCTGCAGCAAATCACATACTTAGATGGATTTGACCAGGAGGATAACGAAGCACCTGATTCAGAAGAAGAAGATGATGAGG atggagatgaagatgaggaagatgaagaggaagaTGAAGCTGGTCCACCTGAAGGAtatgaggaagaagaggaagaagaagaggaggaagaagatgaggatgaggatgaaGATGAAGCAGGCTCAGAATTaggagagggagaagaggaggtggGCCTCTCATACTtaatgaaagaagaaattcaG GATGAAGAAGATGATGATGACTATGTTGAagagggagaagaagaagaagaggagg aaGAAGAAGGTCTtcgaggagaaaagaggaaacgAGATGCTGAAGATGATGGAGAGGAAGAAGATGACTAG